The Tissierellales bacterium genomic interval AATGAGTGAAAAAAATAATAGTGTAGTACATTATTTACTGGCCTTTAGCAATATATTTTCATTTTCAGCATCAAATGAAACTGAATAACCACTGTGTTCTAAAAAACGTTGAACATTAGATTTTGCAGTGTTATTATCAACTAATATTTCTACTGAACTTGGTTTTGAAGCTATTGCTTTTTTAGTCAT includes:
- a CDS encoding sulfurtransferase TusA family protein, which encodes MNRIDTCGMACPQPVLMTKKAIASKPSSVEILVDNNTAKSNVQRFLEHSGYSVSFDAENENILLKASK